One genomic region from Candidatus Sulfotelmatobacter sp. encodes:
- a CDS encoding sigma-70 family RNA polymerase sigma factor, whose protein sequence is MAEGSGVDQDDSGIVQRCLAGDERAYRELVEHYQKPVYTVAFRMLRSAEDAEDITQETFVRVFRALDRYDPSRSFEAWLFTITTRLCIDLLRRRKVRPVSLVRRDAETDEEQSVDVEDPGLKPDELTSHAEEERRTRTLIDSLPPHYRIVVVLRHQQDMSYEEIAEALHLPLGTVKARIHRARALLKDRLQEGSS, encoded by the coding sequence GTGGCTGAAGGCTCCGGCGTGGATCAGGACGATTCAGGAATCGTTCAACGGTGTCTGGCTGGAGACGAGCGGGCGTACCGCGAGCTGGTCGAGCACTATCAGAAACCTGTCTACACGGTGGCGTTCCGGATGCTGCGAAGCGCCGAGGACGCCGAGGACATCACGCAGGAAACTTTCGTGCGTGTGTTCCGGGCGCTCGACCGATACGATCCGTCCCGCTCCTTCGAAGCCTGGTTGTTCACGATCACCACGCGGCTCTGCATCGACCTGCTTCGCCGGCGCAAGGTGCGGCCGGTCTCACTGGTCCGCCGGGACGCGGAAACCGATGAAGAGCAATCCGTCGATGTCGAGGATCCGGGCCTCAAGCCCGACGAGCTGACTTCACACGCCGAAGAGGAACGACGCACCAGGACTCTGATCGATTCGCTGCCTCCACACTATCGAATCGTCGTCGTGCTGCGACACCAGCAGGACATGTCCTATGAAGAAATCGCGGAAGCGCTCCACCTGCCCCTCGGAACCGTCAAGGCAAGAATTCACCGCGCTCGCGCCCTGCTCAAGGATCGGCTCCAAGAAGGATCATCGTGA
- a CDS encoding zf-HC2 domain-containing protein, whose protein sequence is MRCPESVRLQPFLDGELSPVEAGELRVHVQGCAPCMAELALYQRLFAMLASLALLSPRPALTERILDRVLPSRIRRRWMRALGWGYGLATAGSVAGVALLVLLPTSRAILTLLAAAASHRLAEAAVFVLDAIAFGAVQLASGWGIVDGLFGRIAPVVRALGTLFARPGVDVVLLTATLASGLLLWWLRPRELRANRAGRDRGVGHVGLLGF, encoded by the coding sequence ATGCGCTGCCCTGAATCCGTTCGCCTCCAGCCATTTCTCGACGGCGAGCTCTCCCCGGTCGAAGCCGGCGAATTGCGCGTTCACGTGCAGGGCTGTGCGCCGTGCATGGCCGAGCTGGCGCTCTATCAACGGCTGTTCGCGATGCTCGCCTCGCTGGCGCTGCTGAGCCCGCGCCCGGCGCTCACCGAGCGCATTCTCGATCGCGTGCTCCCGTCGCGCATCCGCCGGCGCTGGATGCGGGCGCTGGGTTGGGGATATGGCCTGGCCACCGCCGGATCGGTGGCGGGAGTCGCGTTGCTGGTGCTGCTGCCGACCTCGCGCGCGATCCTCACGCTGCTCGCCGCCGCCGCCTCCCATCGGCTCGCCGAGGCGGCGGTCTTCGTTCTCGACGCGATCGCATTCGGCGCCGTCCAGCTGGCGAGCGGCTGGGGCATCGTAGACGGCCTGTTCGGCCGGATCGCGCCGGTGGTGCGGGCGCTGGGGACGCTGTTCGCGCGTCCGGGCGTGGACGTCGTGCTGCTGACGGCGACGCTGGCCTCGGGACTGCTGCTGTGGTGGCTGAGGCCGCGCGAGCTGCGCGCAAACCGCGCGGGCCGGGACCGGGGAGTCGGGCATGTGGGCCTGCTGGGATTCTGA
- a CDS encoding DUF4390 domain-containing protein, with amino-acid sequence MSALPSPTAPRRRSPPRLLVAIAPLLLAALDAGPSLALDLAVDAPRIRSDTVWVDVRISNPFSSRVQESLLRGMPATLQLHSELWRRRTMWFARVEDNFDAELRIRFDVSSHSFFIERRGAAPISMGTLDSLSTALAQPLALPVGRLHEDGSGGRHFVVVTATLKPLSVEDVAEVESWLSGEVETQRHSGFGLITQVPASLFDAVRNLAGFGDDRVRAITEDFTLPELQGDH; translated from the coding sequence ATGTCCGCGCTCCCCTCCCCGACCGCGCCCCGACGCCGCTCCCCGCCGCGCCTGCTCGTGGCGATCGCGCCGCTCCTGCTCGCCGCGCTCGATGCCGGGCCCTCGCTGGCGCTCGATCTGGCGGTCGACGCCCCGCGGATTCGCAGCGACACGGTGTGGGTGGACGTGCGCATCTCGAACCCCTTCTCGTCGCGCGTTCAGGAAAGCCTGCTGCGCGGCATGCCCGCCACGCTCCAACTGCACTCCGAGCTCTGGCGCCGGCGCACGATGTGGTTCGCGCGCGTCGAGGACAATTTCGACGCCGAGCTGCGTATCCGCTTCGATGTGTCGAGCCACTCGTTCTTCATCGAGCGGCGCGGGGCCGCGCCGATCTCGATGGGGACGCTCGATTCATTGTCCACGGCGCTGGCGCAGCCGCTGGCGCTGCCGGTCGGCCGACTGCACGAGGATGGTTCGGGCGGCCGGCACTTCGTGGTGGTGACGGCGACGCTCAAGCCGCTGTCGGTGGAGGACGTCGCCGAGGTGGAGAGCTGGCTTTCCGGCGAGGTCGAGACTCAGCGGCACTCGGGTTTCGGATTGATCACGCAGGTGCCGGCGTCGCTGTTCGATGCGGTGCGCAACCTGGCGGGATTCGGCGACGATCGGGTGCGGGCGATCACCGAGGACTTCACGCTGCCGGAGCTGCAAGGCGACCACTAG
- a CDS encoding BamA/TamA family outer membrane protein has translation MSLLVALAALTLGSPASALPASAPPRVDRAFEAGPPASPAPAAAYDSLRAPPIGPADQPLRFEMVPVELTSSNVWLRAPFGDNLLTAPEQWRDERSRAERMKLRFDYNRVDEVRAGLSVELQRPYTMAPRLGAMYEYAFSRDRALYGVQLEQPLLPPGRLALGASITRRTDHSELQQVDNLENTLALLLGRQDYRDYFEREGYGVYLSWRVPDFSTVSLHWRSDEYRSLEKQPSVYSMFARDKELRDNPPIDDGTQHAMLIRLERLARNSYRTRAGLYHWIELADAGGGLGGDFTYTRVLADVRSVLRLSPATTLNLRGVFGTTPSGTLPRQSEFTAGGVDGLRAHSFSQYRGNQMAMAQAEYDVGLWHVRSGWMTGGLHAIGFLDLGRAWQNSDHAWDLSRQHVAVDGGIGFATAEDGLRVYFAKNLQESGSPFVTSFRLQRPF, from the coding sequence GTGTCCCTGCTCGTCGCGCTGGCGGCCCTGACCCTCGGCTCGCCAGCGTCCGCGCTGCCGGCATCCGCGCCTCCGCGGGTGGATCGCGCGTTCGAGGCGGGGCCACCGGCTTCGCCCGCGCCGGCCGCGGCCTACGACTCGCTCCGCGCTCCGCCGATCGGCCCCGCCGACCAACCGCTTCGCTTCGAGATGGTGCCGGTCGAGCTCACCAGCAGCAACGTGTGGCTCCGCGCTCCGTTCGGCGACAATCTCCTCACCGCCCCCGAGCAATGGCGCGACGAGCGCTCGCGCGCCGAGCGCATGAAGCTGCGCTTCGACTACAACCGCGTGGACGAAGTGCGCGCCGGGCTGTCGGTGGAGCTTCAGCGCCCTTACACCATGGCGCCGCGGTTGGGCGCGATGTACGAGTACGCGTTCTCGCGCGATCGCGCGCTGTACGGCGTCCAGCTCGAGCAGCCGTTGCTGCCGCCGGGACGATTGGCGTTGGGCGCCTCGATCACGCGGCGCACCGACCACAGCGAGCTGCAGCAGGTCGACAATCTCGAGAACACGCTGGCGCTGCTGCTCGGCCGCCAGGACTATCGCGACTACTTTGAGCGCGAAGGCTACGGCGTCTACCTGTCGTGGCGCGTGCCCGATTTCTCGACGGTCAGTCTCCACTGGCGCAGCGACGAGTACCGATCGCTCGAGAAGCAGCCCAGCGTCTATTCGATGTTCGCGCGCGACAAGGAGCTGCGCGACAACCCGCCGATCGACGATGGCACTCAGCACGCGATGCTGATCCGGCTCGAACGGCTGGCGCGGAATTCGTACCGGACGCGTGCCGGGCTCTACCACTGGATCGAGCTGGCCGACGCGGGAGGCGGACTCGGCGGCGACTTCACCTATACGCGCGTACTCGCCGACGTTCGCAGCGTGCTCCGGCTCTCTCCCGCCACCACGCTCAACCTGCGCGGTGTCTTCGGCACCACGCCCTCAGGCACGCTGCCGCGCCAGTCCGAGTTCACCGCCGGGGGTGTGGACGGATTACGCGCCCATTCCTTCTCGCAGTACCGCGGCAATCAGATGGCGATGGCGCAGGCCGAGTACGACGTCGGCCTGTGGCACGTGCGTTCCGGCTGGATGACCGGCGGCCTCCACGCCATCGGCTTCCTCGACCTGGGACGCGCCTGGCAGAACTCGGATCACGCCTGGGACCTCTCGCGCCAGCATGTGGCGGTGGACGGCGGGATCGGTTTCGCCACCGCCGAGGACGGCCTGCGCGTCTACTTCGCCAAGAACCTGCAGGAATCGGGATCTCCGTTCGTGACCAGCTTTCGACTGCAGAGACCCTTCTAG